A stretch of the Marivirga tractuosa DSM 4126 genome encodes the following:
- a CDS encoding GAF domain-containing protein, whose translation MNIISKVVEFGMNNNLSDSVKTKIRLGNILNVALIIIISFYAIISGLVIPEVLPYCLYGLVAYLIILGTSYFGLNVLSRFLMAIMPALVIGMLHAVIMQQEDIIFKEIYAFQIVGSLIAFSLFDYKRVQFWLPAFVISILPILYIYELNDYFDIGFDNTTFQKAWIRVTVLFGAFFLGGFLFIFLQRLNQKEFLKAKELTNQFAEENRRATEKEKELEDSLGKLEQAQLEEKKRAWATKGLAEIGAILRGEENLKVLTDKIITFVVKYLEANQGALFLLENENDEDTKLHLKSAYAFQRKKRLDIKMNPGEGLVGQCYLEKDYIYLTEVPENYINIKSGLGDANPKSILITPMIVNEEVYGIFEIASFHTFEQYQIDFMLEMGENIAMQLNSLKNNEKTKQLLAEMQEQSQQLHSQEEEMRQNMEELQATQEQQERQERELRAELDEVQRAKEALEQQLDQKEELIKKLQTD comes from the coding sequence ATGAACATTATCTCAAAGGTTGTTGAGTTTGGGATGAATAATAATTTATCCGATTCGGTCAAAACCAAAATACGATTAGGAAATATTTTAAACGTAGCGTTAATTATCATTATCAGCTTTTATGCCATCATTTCCGGATTGGTCATTCCAGAGGTTTTGCCTTATTGTTTATATGGCCTTGTAGCTTATTTAATCATTTTAGGCACTTCTTATTTTGGTTTGAATGTCCTTAGTAGATTTTTAATGGCTATTATGCCTGCTCTTGTGATAGGAATGTTACATGCCGTGATCATGCAGCAAGAAGATATAATTTTTAAGGAAATCTATGCTTTCCAAATAGTAGGGTCGTTAATTGCTTTCAGTTTATTTGATTACAAGCGTGTACAATTTTGGTTGCCAGCTTTCGTGATTTCCATTTTGCCTATCCTGTATATTTATGAACTCAATGACTATTTTGACATTGGGTTTGACAATACTACTTTCCAAAAAGCCTGGATCAGGGTCACGGTATTATTTGGTGCCTTTTTCCTTGGGGGGTTTTTATTCATCTTTTTACAAAGGCTAAATCAAAAAGAATTTCTAAAAGCTAAAGAATTAACAAATCAATTTGCCGAAGAGAATCGCAGAGCTACTGAAAAAGAAAAAGAATTAGAAGATTCTTTAGGAAAACTGGAACAAGCCCAATTAGAAGAAAAGAAAAGAGCTTGGGCAACCAAAGGCTTAGCAGAAATTGGTGCCATTCTTAGAGGAGAAGAGAATTTAAAAGTGTTGACAGATAAAATCATAACCTTTGTAGTAAAGTATTTAGAGGCTAATCAGGGAGCATTGTTTTTATTGGAAAATGAGAATGATGAGGATACAAAACTACATCTGAAATCAGCTTATGCCTTTCAGCGCAAAAAACGCCTCGATATAAAGATGAATCCAGGAGAAGGCTTGGTAGGTCAATGTTACTTAGAAAAAGATTATATCTATTTAACAGAAGTCCCAGAGAATTATATCAACATTAAAAGTGGTTTAGGTGATGCTAACCCCAAATCTATTTTGATTACTCCTATGATTGTTAATGAAGAAGTATATGGAATATTTGAAATAGCCTCCTTTCATACTTTCGAACAATATCAAATTGACTTTATGCTGGAAATGGGTGAAAACATAGCCATGCAGCTCAATAGTTTGAAAAACAATGAAAAAACAAAACAGCTGTTAGCCGAAATGCAGGAACAATCGCAGCAATTACATTCTCAAGAAGAAGAAATGAGACAAAATATGGAAGAATTGCAGGCCACTCAAGAACAACAAGAGCGTCAAGAAAGGGAATTGAGAGCAGAATTAGATGAAGTGCAAAGAGCGAAAGAAGCTTTAGAGCAGCAATTGGATCAAAAAGAGGAATTAATCAAAAAATTACAAACTGATTGA
- a CDS encoding YceI family protein — MRNLMIIMMLFFAPLVYGQQLTVNESNTKLSVDGTSTVHDWTIEAEKFDGKADVKIENNALQSINSLSFNIPVKSLKSGKSAMDDNTYEALKADDHPVIKYQFRSMDNVSVDGNTTTMDTKGLLTIGGVSKIVNMKVTAEASNGISFKGDITFKMSVFEIDPPTAVFGTIKTGDQITINFNAQYK, encoded by the coding sequence ATGAGAAATTTAATGATCATAATGATGCTGTTTTTCGCACCCCTGGTGTATGGGCAGCAATTAACGGTAAACGAAAGTAATACTAAATTAAGTGTAGATGGAACTTCAACTGTTCATGACTGGACAATTGAAGCAGAAAAGTTTGATGGTAAGGCAGACGTAAAAATAGAAAACAATGCTTTACAAAGTATCAATAGCTTAAGCTTCAATATTCCTGTGAAAAGTTTAAAAAGTGGAAAGTCAGCAATGGACGACAACACTTATGAAGCTTTAAAAGCAGATGATCACCCAGTAATTAAATACCAATTCCGATCAATGGATAATGTGAGTGTAGATGGAAACACTACTACTATGGACACGAAAGGTCTATTGACAATTGGAGGAGTAAGTAAAATAGTGAATATGAAAGTGACTGCAGAAGCTAGCAATGGAATATCCTTCAAAGGAGACATAACATTCAAAATGTCTGTGTTCGAAATAGACCCTCCAACTGCGGTGTTTGGAACCATCAAAACAGGAGATCAGATTACAATTAATTTTAATGCTCAATATAAATAA